A genome region from Rhodothermia bacterium includes the following:
- a CDS encoding carboxypeptidase-like regulatory domain-containing protein, with amino-acid sequence MRRFLSFVICIFFGIGLIPTVVQAQAIRIVGAVYDATTGLPLRARVVMQPGGQAATTDAQGNYTFSRVRAGNYTLSVNVSGYDPATKTVTVKTSDVLADIGLRPIGGVNLADVPNKPRETANPDLRPAAPPQNQTPLAQDPSPAPRTMPLGPVFPINPPDLHYSHLAQRIQATCPDVWIAPTSGNQSSGLFMTFRNGGGLTSIASPLIFVDGIRLENEEYRFLELGGQGVSALTDLKPEDLQDVTCLSGPAASARWGVSAGAGVILLTTRAGTVGKTQANYHVEIGQNQIATPFDFSTASNPEAANDGLRTGAIVRHGLRFEGGQAQTQYYANGYVGRADGAVLNDGLRERGARLHLTTTPFSTLQLTATLSHAQAETGSPQGGTSVYGYLLNTTGTAKAYGLADSSLIRRFTTLHEHRRTLAHFGAKLEPLPNLFITGKMGYEGTDLQGEQNRPPNALVGIGLVRRSVISRKSAAFSYEAALRYVWNKNNRLSATTEAGIRAFDLNAYQLLIAKDGFTEEDPTDVGTGRDLVTNEEVRSGQREMGIFVQEDLVWKSGMKLQLGLTVEDADRIGQEAGFSYLPFARFVLPLYFSFLPESRNEVFLAFGKAGNLPNALDAKGTFWISVPGGFGNGWVVASAGNKNLKPEQIREWEAGIKSKWAQKLDFSASTYWQQTTDAVVYALPTPSSGLGKVLLPQNGGESVGYGVLAKLNYAMFQSTEYGVWLALGLHGQQNRVTTLNDVPDMYDGNKLNVIKPGFSRLAFYAPVVVGAEFDATTQKYLRPILASAGTTYNGKTVDENGNAFLGNAQPAWLGVAEVKAQWRNWQIAATFDGAQGASVYNGSRHFRVNAGGDQAVNIARAQIGLLTRNDVTPFLPGTEAYQNASRLVALSDPNYAGNFVERADFLRFSLLQIRYHNERLPIKRGEGHLKRFSLGLSITNLSILTRYSGLDPTVRTLGTRTFSWGQERFTMPQNRTILFSAGLGL; translated from the coding sequence ATGAGACGTTTTCTTTCGTTTGTTATTTGCATTTTCTTTGGCATAGGATTGATACCTACGGTGGTGCAGGCGCAGGCCATACGGATTGTGGGCGCGGTCTATGACGCCACAACGGGTTTACCGCTTAGGGCGCGCGTGGTGATGCAGCCCGGTGGCCAAGCAGCAACAACGGATGCGCAGGGCAATTATACGTTTTCGCGTGTACGTGCCGGAAATTACACCCTTAGCGTAAATGTCTCCGGTTATGATCCCGCCACCAAAACCGTGACGGTAAAAACAAGCGACGTCCTCGCCGATATTGGCTTGCGGCCCATTGGCGGAGTCAACCTCGCGGACGTCCCGAATAAACCCCGCGAAACGGCAAATCCAGACCTTCGGCCAGCCGCACCTCCGCAAAACCAGACGCCCCTTGCGCAAGACCCGTCTCCGGCACCTCGGACAATGCCATTAGGCCCCGTTTTTCCAATCAATCCGCCAGACCTTCACTACAGCCATCTTGCCCAGCGCATCCAAGCCACTTGTCCTGATGTATGGATTGCACCCACCTCCGGCAACCAAAGCAGTGGCCTTTTTATGACGTTTCGGAATGGCGGTGGCCTTACGTCTATTGCTTCCCCTTTGATATTTGTGGATGGCATCCGTTTGGAGAACGAAGAATACCGTTTTTTGGAATTGGGCGGCCAAGGCGTCTCCGCCTTAACTGATCTTAAGCCGGAAGACCTTCAAGACGTGACCTGTTTATCCGGCCCCGCCGCTTCTGCTCGTTGGGGTGTCTCGGCGGGCGCGGGCGTCATTCTCCTTACCACACGCGCTGGAACGGTTGGTAAAACACAGGCCAACTACCACGTAGAAATTGGACAAAACCAGATAGCCACGCCTTTCGATTTCTCCACCGCCTCGAATCCTGAAGCCGCCAATGATGGCTTGCGGACGGGAGCGATTGTTCGGCATGGCCTACGTTTTGAGGGCGGTCAAGCACAAACCCAATACTATGCCAATGGCTATGTAGGACGTGCTGACGGGGCCGTCCTGAATGATGGCTTGCGCGAACGTGGGGCACGCCTACATCTTACTACAACACCTTTTTCGACCCTACAGCTTACCGCCACCTTGTCCCATGCCCAAGCCGAGACCGGATCACCACAGGGTGGCACCAGTGTTTATGGCTATTTGCTCAACACCACCGGAACCGCAAAAGCATATGGTTTGGCAGATAGCAGCCTGATCCGGCGCTTTACCACATTGCATGAACACCGCCGAACATTGGCACATTTTGGCGCAAAACTTGAGCCCCTTCCAAACTTGTTTATCACCGGAAAAATGGGCTACGAAGGAACCGATTTGCAGGGCGAACAAAACCGCCCACCGAATGCCTTGGTCGGGATTGGCTTGGTGCGCCGGTCGGTCATTAGCCGGAAATCAGCAGCTTTTTCATATGAAGCAGCACTGCGTTATGTGTGGAATAAAAACAACCGCCTTTCCGCCACAACCGAGGCAGGTATCCGCGCCTTCGACCTCAATGCCTATCAACTGTTGATTGCAAAAGATGGCTTTACAGAAGAGGATCCCACCGATGTGGGGACGGGTCGAGATCTAGTGACCAACGAGGAAGTCCGCTCTGGACAACGAGAAATGGGCATATTCGTGCAGGAAGACCTTGTTTGGAAAAGCGGGATGAAACTCCAATTGGGACTTACGGTAGAGGATGCCGACCGAATTGGCCAAGAGGCCGGATTTTCCTATTTACCCTTTGCCCGTTTTGTGCTTCCTTTGTATTTCTCCTTTTTGCCGGAAAGCCGTAACGAGGTCTTTTTGGCCTTTGGCAAGGCGGGTAATTTGCCCAATGCCTTAGATGCCAAAGGAACTTTTTGGATAAGCGTACCCGGCGGGTTTGGGAATGGATGGGTGGTTGCCTCGGCGGGGAACAAGAACTTAAAACCCGAACAAATTCGCGAATGGGAGGCAGGGATCAAGAGCAAATGGGCACAAAAGCTGGATTTTTCTGCCTCGACTTATTGGCAGCAAACCACAGATGCCGTCGTGTATGCACTCCCAACGCCTTCATCTGGCTTGGGCAAAGTCTTGCTACCACAAAACGGCGGAGAGTCGGTGGGATATGGGGTTTTGGCAAAACTAAATTACGCTATGTTCCAATCAACGGAATACGGTGTTTGGCTCGCCTTAGGTTTACACGGGCAACAAAATCGGGTGACAACGCTAAACGATGTCCCCGATATGTATGATGGCAATAAACTAAACGTCATCAAGCCCGGATTTTCGCGATTGGCCTTTTATGCCCCCGTAGTGGTTGGGGCGGAATTTGACGCCACCACCCAAAAATATCTGCGTCCCATTTTGGCCTCTGCCGGAACCACGTATAACGGCAAAACCGTGGACGAAAATGGAAATGCGTTCTTGGGGAATGCACAACCCGCATGGCTGGGCGTGGCGGAGGTGAAGGCGCAATGGCGGAATTGGCAAATTGCCGCCACCTTCGACGGTGCGCAAGGGGCTTCCGTCTATAATGGATCACGCCATTTCAGGGTAAATGCCGGAGGCGATCAGGCGGTGAATATCGCCCGTGCGCAAATTGGCCTTCTCACTCGGAACGACGTCACACCATTCCTTCCCGGAACCGAGGCATATCAAAATGCGTCTCGTTTGGTTGCCTTATCCGACCCCAATTATGCGGGAAATTTTGTGGAACGCGCCGATTTTCTCCGGTTCTCGTTGTTACAAATCCGATACCACAACGAGCGCCTTCCCATAAAGCGAGGTGAGGGCCACCTAAAACGTTTTTCGCTGGGTTTAAGCATCACCAATCTTAGTATCCTCACGCGGTATAGTGGTTTAGACCCCACCGTTCGGACACTTGGAACACGCACGTTTTCATGGGGACAGGAGCGTTTTACCATGCCACAAAACCGCACCATTTTGTTCTCGGCAGGGCTGGGACTTTAA
- a CDS encoding TIGR02206 family membrane protein, translated as MNEDISLRVGDDEMQEATTRIFSPFWFRTSGLTLAITGISLLLLLQIPTEQTRFAGQILGWWILVWAVLPPIVHAIKKQWDWRYGLPLQLCDITAFFTGWALVSENQLVHEIALYWGMTGALHALLTPQFTQGTQFFFLIEFYVSHTGLILGPMFLTYARGMELRPWSWLEAGGWLFICGIVVGLMNWRHQCNYMFLCRPPTAKNPFIIGQWPWYLMGFAVVMFLHFLVFYLIFR; from the coding sequence ATGAACGAAGACATAAGCTTGCGTGTAGGGGACGACGAGATGCAAGAAGCCACCACACGGATTTTTAGCCCGTTTTGGTTTCGGACGTCTGGTCTCACCTTGGCCATCACCGGTATCTCTTTATTGCTTTTGTTACAAATCCCTACCGAACAAACCCGATTTGCCGGACAAATACTCGGTTGGTGGATTTTGGTTTGGGCTGTGTTGCCGCCCATCGTCCATGCCATTAAAAAACAATGGGATTGGCGCTATGGACTCCCGCTCCAACTCTGTGACATTACCGCCTTTTTTACCGGATGGGCTTTGGTCTCGGAAAACCAGTTGGTTCACGAAATTGCACTTTATTGGGGGATGACGGGCGCACTCCATGCCCTGCTGACGCCGCAGTTTACGCAAGGAACACAATTTTTCTTCTTAATTGAGTTTTATGTCTCGCATACCGGTCTGATCCTTGGCCCCATGTTCCTGACCTATGCACGCGGGATGGAACTCCGTCCTTGGTCTTGGTTGGAGGCGGGCGGATGGCTATTCATTTGTGGAATTGTGGTTGGGCTAATGAATTGGCGGCATCAATGCAATTATATGTTCTTGTGCCGACCGCCAACGGCCAAAAACCCCTTTATCATTGGGCAATGGCCTTGGTATCTGATGGGCTTTGCGGTGGTGATGTTCCTCCACTTTTTGGTGTTTTACCTGATTTTTCGGTGA
- a CDS encoding tetratricopeptide repeat protein translates to MGVINGLIPSLKSRPSINNMSDNYTEETTPLFKLLRTEAFRFVIVRFNHYSFLQQLETDLKIRFPDRPISKISAAKATYREIIDAYFGLARGFFFLQNFEDVLKEERNSLGRETEQMTQNNERRRQITAGLNLRRDKLAQSPIALFVFVPATTGELYAKTIMEKMPDLWSFRSFMLDLEKEIPNVFTTPTTTQSLDLPFSQLPAPDHTELQRLLTRLEKTAETEIPYRLSLFPQIVQQAMDVGETELAYTMLEAWEKHAYDKDKPTIWILRGDVLLIHGDIQEALNVFEKAKTLAQQVLRDKHLIAISYEKLGETHTALGDLKQALKYFELETNLFIELYDAFPNNVSFKNGLAISYSKLGETHSALGDLKQALTYFELDADLSKELYDTFPNNVRFKNGLAISYFKLGVFYRNQKQSNQARPYFEQAVALWAELVQDAPLVVAYQRFLTKARNDLAALGAA, encoded by the coding sequence ATGGGGGTTATAAACGGGTTAATCCCATCGTTGAAGTCTCGCCCCTCTATCAACAATATGTCGGATAACTACACCGAAGAGACCACACCCTTGTTTAAATTATTACGAACAGAGGCTTTCCGATTTGTGATCGTGCGTTTCAACCATTATTCGTTTTTACAACAGTTGGAGACCGACCTGAAAATCCGGTTTCCAGACCGTCCCATTTCCAAAATAAGTGCCGCAAAAGCAACATATCGCGAAATTATCGATGCCTATTTTGGCTTAGCGCGTGGCTTCTTTTTCCTCCAAAACTTTGAGGATGTGCTGAAAGAAGAACGTAACTCTTTGGGCCGCGAAACCGAACAAATGACGCAGAACAACGAAAGACGTCGCCAAATTACGGCTGGTCTCAACCTCAGAAGGGATAAGCTCGCCCAGTCCCCGATTGCGCTCTTTGTGTTTGTACCCGCAACCACAGGGGAACTGTATGCCAAAACCATTATGGAGAAAATGCCCGATTTGTGGTCTTTTCGCTCCTTTATGTTAGACTTGGAAAAGGAAATCCCTAACGTATTTACGACACCAACCACTACGCAAAGTTTAGACCTCCCCTTCAGTCAGTTGCCCGCTCCAGACCATACGGAACTCCAGCGGCTACTTACACGGTTGGAGAAAACCGCAGAGACGGAAATCCCGTATCGTCTTTCCCTATTCCCACAAATTGTACAACAAGCAATGGACGTAGGAGAAACCGAGCTTGCCTATACCATGCTGGAGGCTTGGGAAAAACACGCCTACGACAAAGACAAACCCACCATTTGGATATTACGTGGAGATGTGCTACTGATACATGGAGATATCCAAGAAGCACTTAACGTTTTTGAAAAAGCAAAAACCTTAGCGCAACAGGTATTGCGGGATAAACATCTGATAGCCATATCCTATGAAAAGTTAGGCGAAACCCATACCGCCTTGGGCGATTTGAAACAAGCCTTGAAATACTTTGAATTAGAAACCAACTTATTTATAGAACTCTATGACGCCTTCCCGAACAATGTCAGTTTCAAAAATGGATTGGCCATTTCGTATTCAAAGTTAGGCGAAACGCATAGTGCGTTGGGCGATTTGAAACAAGCCTTGACCTACTTTGAATTAGATGCCGATTTATCCAAAGAACTCTATGACACCTTCCCGAACAATGTCCGTTTCAAAAATGGATTGGCGATTTCGTATTTCAAGTTGGGTGTGTTTTACCGTAACCAAAAACAAAGCAACCAAGCGCGCCCATATTTTGAACAAGCGGTTGCGCTATGGGCGGAATTGGTGCAGGATGCGCCATTGGTGGTGGCGTACCAGCGGTTTTTAACCAAAGCTCGGAACGACTTGGCAGCACTTGGCGCGGCGTAG
- a CDS encoding CBS domain-containing protein, translating into MIASQLLSPITPSLKPEDSIEVALELLAEYRVRHLPVVQDHVLLLGIVSEEQLLSLSNWEETLGQQYFPPPIKVNISEHAYEVARLMSLHDITTIPVEDNDGRFVGLVERKQLYDWFCSILNVHSDGVVLELEAKESRDFSPARIAYLVEENNGKILSLTTDSPIEWEGRLRVTLKLNTNHATRIRHVLEHNGYHIMADFGERETDEELQFRAEAFLRYLEV; encoded by the coding sequence ATGATTGCTTCCCAATTATTAAGCCCTATAACACCGTCCCTTAAACCCGAAGATTCCATAGAAGTGGCTTTGGAGTTGCTGGCGGAATATCGGGTTAGGCATTTGCCCGTAGTGCAAGACCACGTATTGCTTTTGGGCATCGTCTCGGAAGAGCAGTTGCTCAGCTTAAGTAATTGGGAGGAGACGCTGGGGCAACAATATTTTCCACCGCCCATAAAGGTGAATATTTCCGAACATGCGTATGAAGTTGCCCGCTTAATGTCCTTGCACGACATCACCACCATTCCCGTAGAAGATAATGATGGTCGTTTTGTGGGTCTTGTGGAGCGTAAACAACTCTACGACTGGTTTTGCAGCATCCTGAACGTCCATTCAGATGGTGTTGTGCTAGAATTAGAAGCCAAGGAATCCCGCGACTTCTCGCCCGCTCGGATTGCGTATCTGGTCGAGGAAAATAATGGCAAAATTTTGTCCCTTACCACCGATTCGCCCATAGAATGGGAGGGGCGTTTGCGTGTAACCCTCAAACTGAACACCAACCATGCCACTCGTATCCGACACGTTTTGGAACACAATGGCTATCACATCATGGCCGATTTTGGCGAGCGAGAAACCGACGAGGAGTTACAGTTCCGCGCAGAGGCTTTTTTACGGTATTTAGAGGTTTAA
- the hflX gene encoding GTPase HflX produces the protein MNPTQKKPETAIVVGLITPEVSKWQVEDALNELELLADTAGAKVMGRFVQNLAKINSATYLGSGKIAELAEWVEREKTDMVIFDDDLSPMQIRNLERTLKCKLVDRTGLILDIFAGRAKTATAKTQVELAQLEYMRTRLTRQWTHLSRQKGGIGTKGPGETQIETDRRLIGDRIAVLRRKLAEIDRQRATQRKNREQEWRVSLVGYTNAGKSTLMNTLANATVLAENRLFATLDSTTRTVYLSPEWKALLSDTVGFIRKLPHKLVESFKSTLDEVRESDVLLHVVDVNHPNFEQHIAVVNDTLRELGVTEKPTLMVFNKIDALEERGLLTAVREQFPDAVMVSGLRGMGIEELKRRLQAFIERDYVERIAYFPMNMTRAVAYIHTSAEVLDESYVMAQARYADEPELVTRVHFRLSPKLTKEIDGLLESLPEYVPCDTSVLV, from the coding sequence CTGAACCCCACACAAAAAAAACCGGAAACCGCTATCGTGGTGGGTCTAATTACCCCAGAGGTTTCCAAGTGGCAAGTGGAAGACGCCTTGAACGAATTGGAACTTCTTGCAGATACCGCAGGCGCAAAAGTGATGGGGCGCTTTGTACAAAACCTGGCCAAAATCAACTCGGCCACCTATCTCGGTTCGGGCAAAATTGCCGAATTGGCCGAATGGGTGGAGCGCGAAAAAACCGATATGGTGATCTTTGACGACGATCTATCTCCGATGCAAATTCGGAATTTAGAGCGGACGCTGAAGTGCAAATTGGTAGATAGAACGGGCTTGATCCTTGACATCTTCGCCGGACGTGCCAAAACCGCTACGGCCAAAACGCAAGTCGAATTGGCCCAATTGGAGTATATGCGTACACGCCTCACCCGACAATGGACCCACCTTTCCCGACAAAAAGGGGGCATCGGGACGAAGGGGCCGGGAGAAACACAGATCGAAACAGACCGACGGTTGATTGGTGATCGGATTGCGGTTCTCCGCCGGAAATTGGCCGAGATAGACCGCCAACGGGCAACACAGCGCAAAAACCGTGAGCAAGAATGGCGCGTCTCATTGGTCGGTTATACCAATGCCGGAAAGTCCACGCTTATGAATACATTGGCAAATGCTACCGTACTTGCCGAAAACCGCTTGTTTGCAACCTTAGATTCTACCACACGAACGGTCTATCTTAGTCCCGAATGGAAAGCCCTACTTTCTGATACGGTTGGTTTTATCCGAAAATTGCCCCATAAATTGGTGGAGAGTTTTAAAAGCACCCTCGATGAAGTGCGCGAAAGTGATGTGCTGCTGCATGTGGTGGATGTAAACCATCCTAATTTTGAACAACACATTGCTGTTGTAAACGATACCTTGCGCGAATTGGGCGTAACAGAAAAGCCAACCCTTATGGTTTTTAATAAAATTGATGCCTTAGAGGAGCGCGGCTTGCTTACCGCAGTACGCGAACAATTCCCTGATGCTGTCATGGTCTCCGGCCTTCGCGGAATGGGGATCGAAGAACTGAAACGCCGATTACAAGCCTTTATCGAACGCGACTATGTGGAACGCATTGCCTATTTCCCCATGAACATGACGCGGGCTGTGGCCTATATTCACACCTCTGCCGAGGTTTTAGACGAGTCCTATGTGATGGCGCAAGCACGATATGCCGACGAACCAGAATTGGTGACACGAGTGCACTTCCGTTTATCCCCAAAGTTGACTAAGGAAATTGACGGCCTTTTGGAGTCACTGCCAGAATACGTTCCATGCGATACCTCGGTTTTGGTGTAA